The DNA region AAACCATAGGCGCCGGCGGCCCGCACAGCCAGCAATTCGCCGCTCTGAACCGCAAGCGTCCGTGACTTGCCGATGAAATCCGCGGTTTCACATACCGGGCCGACGACGTCATACACGTAGTTGCGCGCGCGGTGGTTGCGAGTGACCGAGTCGATAGGGTGCCATGCGTCGTACATGGCGGGTCGCGGAAAATCGTTCATCGCCGCATCCACCACGGCAAATCGCTTGTGGCCGTTATCCTTGATGTACTGCACGCGCGTCACCAGGATGCCCGCCTCGCCGACGATCGCGCGCCCCGGTTCCAGCAGCAGCCGCCCTGAACGCTCGCCGACACCCGCCAGCAGGGTCTTCACGTAGGCACCCGGTGTCGGCGCGTTTTCGTCCTGATACCGGATACCGAGACCGCCTCCCAGATCCAGGTGTTCGATGGTCAAACCTTGCTCGTCGAGTTGCGCGGAAAGCCGCATTACGCGCCGCAAGGCATCCACGAATGGTGCGAGATCCGTGAGCTGCGAGCCGATGTGGCAGTCAATGCCCGTCAATTTGAGTTGCGGAAGTTCGGCCGCGCGCCGGTACACCTCAAGCGCCTGCTCGATGCCTATTCCGAACTTGTTGTCCTTGAGGCCCGTGGAAATATAAGGATGCGTTCGCGCGTCCACGTCCGGATTGACCCGCAGTGATACCGGCGCGACCACGCCCATATCACCGGCTATTGTCGCCAGCAGATCGAGCTCCGCTTCGGACTCGACGTTGAAACACAGAATGCCTGCCTCCAGCGCGCGGCGCATCTCATCACGACGCTTGCCCACGCCGGAGAATACGATTCTGCGCGGATCGCCGCCGGCGCGCAGCACGCGCTCCAGTTCGCCTACGGAGACGATGTCGAATCCGGAGCCCAAGCGCGCCAGCACGCTCAGCACCGCCAGATTCGAATTCGCCTTTACGGCATAACACACCAGATGCGGATGCGCGCCTAGCGCATCGTCGAACGCCCGCCATTGGTGTTCGATGGCGGCGCGGGAATAAATGTAGCAGGGCGTGCCATGCGCCGCGGCGATATCCTCGACCGCGACGTCTTCGGCAAATAATCGGTCGCCGCGATAGTCAAACCCGGTGTTGCACGCGCTCATGCTAGTTCTGCCCCGCCTTGCCTTTGTCGGAACGTTCGGTTTGCTTATCGTCGGGAAGGCACAAATCACCCGTTTGCCCGCAGGCGGCCAGCGCCGATATCACGGCCAGCAGCAGCAATACAATGCCTGATCTTGCACTGCACATATTCCAATAATCACTGGCAGGGTTCCAAGGCGAGTATACCCTGCACTCCCGGAACGCCCCAAAGTGCCTGAGGCAGGGAAGTTAAAACAGGAGTGGTTTCAAGGCGAGCGAGTCTGCAGGTTGACCATGACGGCTCTTGATCGATACTGTTCCTAAGCTCACGTTTGCCTGGCGCAATCAAGTATGAACACGGTCGTCCTGTCGGTCGCCTTGCTGGGGCTGATGTTTCTGGCGCTGTCGGTGGCGCGTCTGCGACGGCGCCGCATTATGGCCGCCAGCGGACATGCCGTGGTTAGCGCCCTGTTGCTCGCCAGTGGTGTATTGCTAGGCGCGGTGGCCGTTAATCTGCGGACTTATCCACGACTTACCTATGAGCAACCGGTCGCGGAACTGGCCTTTGCGCGGCGCGGCGCGCGACGTTTCGGCGCTACCATCGACTATCCGGACGGCACGCGAAATGCGTTCGTGTTGGACGGTGACGAATGGCAGCTCGATGCGCGCGTGCTTAAATGGAAAGGTTTCGCCACCGTGCTGGGCCTGGATGCCCGCTACCGTCTGGAGCGTCTAAGCGGTCGCCACCGGGATCTCGGGCGAGCGCGCAACGGTCCGCACAGCGTTTACCCGCTGTCGGCCGATGTCGGTCTCAATCTCTGGAATTTCGCGCAAGGTCATAAACGCTGGATCCCCTGTGTAGACGCAACCTATGGCACGGCCATCTATCTGCCAATGGCCGACCGCGCGCGCTACAGCGTGCGGCTGACACCATCCGGACTCA from Gammaproteobacteria bacterium includes:
- the lysA gene encoding diaminopimelate decarboxylase; the protein is MSACNTGFDYRGDRLFAEDVAVEDIAAAHGTPCYIYSRAAIEHQWRAFDDALGAHPHLVCYAVKANSNLAVLSVLARLGSGFDIVSVGELERVLRAGGDPRRIVFSGVGKRRDEMRRALEAGILCFNVESEAELDLLATIAGDMGVVAPVSLRVNPDVDARTHPYISTGLKDNKFGIGIEQALEVYRRAAELPQLKLTGIDCHIGSQLTDLAPFVDALRRVMRLSAQLDEQGLTIEHLDLGGGLGIRYQDENAPTPGAYVKTLLAGVGERSGRLLLEPGRAIVGEAGILVTRVQYIKDNGHKRFAVVDAAMNDFPRPAMYDAWHPIDSVTRNHRARNYVYDVVGPVCETADFIGKSRTLAVQSGELLAVRAAGAYGFSMAGNYNTRPRAAEIMVDGAHAHLIRERETLAQLLQGEHLLPDHLSSD
- a CDS encoding lipopeptide, coding for MLLLAVISALAACGQTGDLCLPDDKQTERSDKGKAGQN